The following are from one region of the Simiduia agarivorans SA1 = DSM 21679 genome:
- a CDS encoding GIN domain-containing protein translates to MKWTSLCLGTACAVSVWVCGSEHFQQRYELEPVTQVQMDAFGTVDVAQADYNRLLVTAEEDLSEYIQLDIQRNKLTVTDTRTDSVWFQTRRLWQQMTGDTAPMAQVHYALYLQNPESIQLNGFFDARLNGIEGKDLNVIYNGMGDLSGGGLKLEQLTLELNGKVTTELKHSSVGAIAVQFNGLGHLQSKGLVSDTLQASLHGNISCQLNGHTQVLNWKMQGAGDCEASGLASQSARVDLQGASDMVVKVAKSLEASTQQGASLHYYGSPKVTAKGSNIKRIAGGYQARTYY, encoded by the coding sequence ATGAAATGGACCAGTCTATGCCTTGGAACCGCCTGCGCAGTCAGTGTTTGGGTGTGCGGTTCGGAACATTTCCAACAGCGCTATGAGCTGGAGCCTGTAACCCAGGTGCAAATGGATGCCTTCGGTACCGTGGACGTGGCACAGGCGGACTACAACCGCCTGTTGGTCACGGCCGAAGAAGACCTGAGCGAGTACATTCAACTGGATATCCAGCGCAATAAACTCACGGTAACGGATACCCGGACCGACTCGGTCTGGTTTCAGACCCGCAGGCTCTGGCAGCAAATGACCGGCGACACGGCACCGATGGCACAGGTCCATTACGCGCTGTACTTGCAAAACCCCGAGTCGATCCAGCTCAACGGTTTTTTTGATGCCCGGTTGAACGGCATTGAAGGCAAGGACCTGAACGTGATTTACAACGGCATGGGCGATCTGAGTGGCGGCGGCCTGAAGCTTGAGCAACTGACACTTGAACTCAATGGCAAGGTCACCACCGAGCTGAAGCACAGCAGCGTGGGTGCCATTGCCGTTCAGTTCAATGGCCTGGGCCACCTGCAATCGAAAGGCCTGGTCAGCGATACGCTGCAGGCCAGCCTGCACGGTAACATCAGCTGCCAGCTCAATGGCCACACCCAGGTGCTCAACTGGAAAATGCAGGGCGCCGGCGACTGCGAAGCGTCCGGCCTTGCCTCCCAATCTGCACGGGTAGACCTGCAGGGTGCCAGCGACATGGTGGTGAAGGTGGCAAAGTCACTGGAAGCCAGTACTCAGCAAGGCGCGAGCCTGCACTATTACGGCTCGCCCAAAGTGACCGCCAAAGGCAGCAATATCAAACGCATTGCTGGCGGTTACCAGGCGCGAACGTATTATTGA
- a CDS encoding efflux RND transporter periplasmic adaptor subunit: MRTLLLALACLYTVTATAATGVYVQKLTYADFADRLEALGTLRANESVEITATVTERLLAVHFRDGQRVKRGALLAEMDAAEEQALRQEQFLVADEAARQYERVKKLAADGLAPQSQLDEKRREYLAAQARLDGIDARLRQLKLTAPFDGVLGIRTVSPGTLVKPGDVITTLDDDQVMKLDFSVPSTYLPALTVGLKIKAVARALDNAAFDGEIASIDSRVDPVTRAIRVRALVPNPNARLRPGLLMSIDLYKSPRQALMLREEALILEGRNHYVFRVNADNKIEKVNVVPGSRAPGWVEILQGLNENDLLVTQGTVKLRPGAEVDVLGEIEPGQRLPDLMKGAHSS; encoded by the coding sequence ATGCGTACCCTACTCCTCGCCCTCGCCTGCCTTTACACCGTTACTGCGACCGCCGCCACGGGCGTGTACGTACAGAAACTCACCTATGCCGACTTTGCCGATCGCCTGGAAGCGCTGGGCACGTTGCGCGCCAATGAATCAGTGGAAATTACCGCCACGGTCACCGAGCGCCTGCTGGCGGTGCACTTCCGCGACGGGCAACGGGTCAAGCGCGGTGCGCTGCTGGCCGAAATGGACGCGGCAGAAGAACAAGCCCTTCGCCAGGAACAGTTTCTGGTAGCGGATGAAGCCGCCCGGCAATACGAGCGAGTGAAAAAACTCGCTGCCGACGGGCTTGCCCCCCAATCTCAACTGGATGAAAAACGGCGCGAATACCTGGCCGCGCAAGCGCGTCTGGATGGTATCGATGCCCGGCTTCGCCAGCTCAAACTCACCGCCCCTTTCGATGGTGTGCTGGGCATTCGCACGGTCAGCCCCGGCACTTTAGTGAAACCCGGTGATGTGATCACCACACTCGATGACGATCAGGTGATGAAACTGGACTTTTCCGTGCCGTCTACTTACCTGCCGGCACTGACCGTGGGCCTGAAAATCAAAGCCGTTGCCCGCGCGCTGGACAACGCCGCATTTGATGGCGAAATTGCCAGCATCGACTCCCGCGTAGACCCGGTCACCCGCGCAATCCGCGTGCGCGCCCTGGTGCCAAACCCCAATGCGCGTCTGCGCCCGGGCTTGCTGATGAGCATCGACCTTTACAAAAGTCCGCGCCAGGCGCTGATGTTGCGCGAGGAAGCCCTGATTCTGGAAGGCCGCAATCACTACGTGTTCCGCGTCAACGCAGACAACAAAATTGAAAAGGTCAACGTGGTACCCGGCAGTCGCGCTCCCGGCTGGGTTGAAATTTTGCAGGGCCTGAACGAAAACGACTTATTGGTGACCCAGGGCACGGTTAAATTGCGGCCGGGCGCCGAGGTCGACGTCCTGGGTGAAATTGAACCCGGGCAACGGCTTCCCGACCTGATGAAAGGAGCGCACAGCTCATGA
- a CDS encoding PadR family transcriptional regulator, with protein MNPSPEQTEQDALLQKMTQELRRGSLVLAVLLALKQPHHGYSLRRHLADLGLQVDEGTLYPLIRRLEKDGLLESEWQADTGRKRRVYRLSALGHSLTPRLIHEWNQLGQVIGQLCSPQETAPCNG; from the coding sequence ATGAACCCGTCACCCGAACAGACTGAGCAGGATGCTCTGCTACAGAAAATGACCCAGGAACTGCGTCGGGGGTCGTTGGTGCTCGCCGTCCTGTTGGCGCTCAAGCAACCGCACCACGGCTACTCCCTTCGCCGCCATCTGGCCGATCTGGGTCTGCAAGTGGATGAAGGCACACTCTACCCCCTGATCCGCCGACTGGAGAAAGACGGGCTGCTCGAAAGCGAGTGGCAAGCGGATACCGGCCGCAAACGCCGGGTTTACCGATTGTCAGCGCTGGGACACAGCCTGACGCCACGACTGATACACGAATGGAATCAACTCGGCCAGGTCATCGGCCAACTTTGCTCACCACAGGAGACAGCACCATGCAATGGATAG